In Panicum virgatum strain AP13 chromosome 4N, P.virgatum_v5, whole genome shotgun sequence, a single window of DNA contains:
- the LOC120669643 gene encoding uncharacterized protein LOC120669643 isoform X1: MLTNEIIRRVLSGFKGSNGQLQDGQSALARNQLLSQFSWSCTLPTHIHKILVWHIGTTIAMDGHLVPRTGDHRVAKTLSDYCAYLVAFVPYMLPGHGYDNQCIFDAVIMEAGEGLTGCDTVSNRCDRLMAMVLPSDSSCTILQLGGKLGRELRGVAPEERRWKVLADFWAEFVLFLAPSSNVEIHAEKLAAGGEFMTHLWALLTHAGVLECPSTTADVGGNNGAPAHDSRV; this comes from the coding sequence ATGTTGACAAATGAAATCATCAGGCGCGTCCTTTCTGGGTTCAAAGGGAGCAATGGGCAGCTACAAGATGGGCAGTCGGCTCTTGCCAGAAATCAGTTGCTAAGCCAATTCTCATGGTCGTGCAcccttcccacacacatccaTAAGATTCTCGTATGGCACATCGGGACGACCATCGCCATGGATGGGCACCTGGTTCCCCGGACCGGCGACCACCGTGTCGCCAAGACGCTGTCGGATTACTGCGCCTACCTAGTAGCCTTTGTTCCATACATGCTGCCCGGCCATGGCTACGACAACCAGTGCATCTTCGACGCCGTGATCATGGAGGCTGGGGAAGGCCTCACCGGGTGTGACACAGTGAGCAACAGGTGTGATAGGCTAATGGCAATGGTCCTGCCGAGCGACAGCAGCTGCACAATCCTGCAGCTGGGGGGCAAGCTCGGGAGAGAGCTTAGAGGCGTGGCTCCGGAGGAGCGGAGGTGGAAGGTGCTGGCTGACTTCTGGGCCGAGTTCGTTCTCTTCCTAGCGCCGTCAAGCAATGTTGAGATCCACGCCgagaagctcgccgccggcggggagttCATGACCCATCTCTGGGCACTGCTCACACACGCCGGCGTTCTGGAGTGCCCCTCGACGACCGCCGATGTGGGAGGTAACAATGGTGCCCCTGCACATGATTCTCGTGTTTGA
- the LOC120669643 gene encoding uncharacterized protein LOC120669643 isoform X2: MLTNEIIRRVLSGQSALARNQLLSQFSWSCTLPTHIHKILVWHIGTTIAMDGHLVPRTGDHRVAKTLSDYCAYLVAFVPYMLPGHGYDNQCIFDAVIMEAGEGLTGCDTVSNRCDRLMAMVLPSDSSCTILQLGGKLGRELRGVAPEERRWKVLADFWAEFVLFLAPSSNVEIHAEKLAAGGEFMTHLWALLTHAGVLECPSTTADVGGNNGAPAHDSRV, from the exons ATGTTGACAAATGAAATCATCAGGCGCGTCCTTTCTGG GCAGTCGGCTCTTGCCAGAAATCAGTTGCTAAGCCAATTCTCATGGTCGTGCAcccttcccacacacatccaTAAGATTCTCGTATGGCACATCGGGACGACCATCGCCATGGATGGGCACCTGGTTCCCCGGACCGGCGACCACCGTGTCGCCAAGACGCTGTCGGATTACTGCGCCTACCTAGTAGCCTTTGTTCCATACATGCTGCCCGGCCATGGCTACGACAACCAGTGCATCTTCGACGCCGTGATCATGGAGGCTGGGGAAGGCCTCACCGGGTGTGACACAGTGAGCAACAGGTGTGATAGGCTAATGGCAATGGTCCTGCCGAGCGACAGCAGCTGCACAATCCTGCAGCTGGGGGGCAAGCTCGGGAGAGAGCTTAGAGGCGTGGCTCCGGAGGAGCGGAGGTGGAAGGTGCTGGCTGACTTCTGGGCCGAGTTCGTTCTCTTCCTAGCGCCGTCAAGCAATGTTGAGATCCACGCCgagaagctcgccgccggcggggagttCATGACCCATCTCTGGGCACTGCTCACACACGCCGGCGTTCTGGAGTGCCCCTCGACGACCGCCGATGTGGGAGGTAACAATGGTGCCCCTGCACATGATTCTCGTGTTTGA